CAGGTACAAGGCGCAGTTCGACGCCACCGAGAAAGCCTACGGCGTCGACCGCTATATCATTGCCGCGATCTGGGGCATCGAATCCAACTACTCGACCCAGATGGGCGACCGCAGCGTACTGCAATCCACCGCGACGCTGGCCTGCATCGGCCGCCGCCAGGCCTATTTCAAGGATGAATTCCTCTCCGCGCTGGAAATACTCAACCGTGGCGATCTGAACCCAGAGCAGATGCGCGGCTCCTGGGCCGGCGCGTTCGGCCCGACGCAATTCATGCCGACCGCGTTCAAGCGCTTTGCAGTGGACGCCGATGGCGACGGAAGGCGCGACGTGGTCGACAATCCGGCCGACCTGATCGCCTCCACCGCCAACAATCTCAAGAAGGACGGCTGGGAGAGCGGCGCGAGCTGGGGCTACGAGGTCGTGGTGCCGCAGGGCTTCAACTACATGCTGGCGGACCGGGCCAAGGCGATGACGATCGCGCAGTGGGAGAAGCTCGGAATCACCCGCGCCACCCGCCAGCCCTTCCCGCATCCGGCCGACAAGGCCTATCTGCTGGCGCCCGCCGGCGCCGCGGGTCCGGGCTTCCTGATGCTGCAGAATTTCCGCGTGATCATGAAGTACAATCCGGCCGAGGCCTACGCGCTGGCGATCGGCCATTTCGCCGACCGGCTGCGGGGCGGCCAGCCCTTCGTGCAGCCCTGGCCGCGGCAGGAGCGCGAACTGTCCCGCGCCGAGCGGCTGGAATTGCAGCAGCTCCTGGCCCAGCGCGGCTTCTACAAGGGCACGCCGGACGGCCAGTTCGGCGGCCAGACCCGCGACGCCCTGCGCAACTTCCAGGCCTCGATCGGGGCTCCCGCGGACGGATTTGCCTCCTCCGACATGCTGGAGCGGCTGCGCGGGCGGTAAATCCGTCCCAAAAGTAACCCTGAGCACGAAATCCGGCCTCCGCCCTTGACGAGGGCGGCAGTTCCCCGGTGTATGGCGCAATCAAATCTGCCCGTTTGCGGCCCGATTCCGTTATTATATCGCACCAATTCCGAAACCGTGGCGCGCGCCTCAGAACCGCATGTCGAAGCCGAAATCATTTTTCAAGGCGTTGACCGAGACCGGCCCGTTGATCGCGCTGGGGACGGCGCTTGCGATCATGGTGTCGGTTGCCGGCCCTGCGTCAGCACAGTTCTTCAACTTCCCCGGCTTCGGCGGACCGTCGCGGCCCGCGGCGCCGCGCAGTGGCGGCGGCTGGTTCGGCGGCGAC
This region of Bradyrhizobium sp. CCGUVB1N3 genomic DNA includes:
- a CDS encoding lytic murein transglycosylase yields the protein MTGATLVAAALLFPLQAHAQGSNGLSNLFGGIFSGSNPSPAQPAPAQGGAQAGSQPWSGEDGASGHPLMTAAAIREAAANFDNCVASMWPDAARRNITQENFQRFTAGLAPDLRIMDLLDSQPEFTKSIWDYLDILVNDNRLAKGKEILVRYKAQFDATEKAYGVDRYIIAAIWGIESNYSTQMGDRSVLQSTATLACIGRRQAYFKDEFLSALEILNRGDLNPEQMRGSWAGAFGPTQFMPTAFKRFAVDADGDGRRDVVDNPADLIASTANNLKKDGWESGASWGYEVVVPQGFNYMLADRAKAMTIAQWEKLGITRATRQPFPHPADKAYLLAPAGAAGPGFLMLQNFRVIMKYNPAEAYALAIGHFADRLRGGQPFVQPWPRQERELSRAERLELQQLLAQRGFYKGTPDGQFGGQTRDALRNFQASIGAPADGFASSDMLERLRGR